Proteins encoded within one genomic window of Agelaius phoeniceus isolate bAgePho1 chromosome Z, bAgePho1.hap1, whole genome shotgun sequence:
- the LOC143692275 gene encoding SWI/SNF-related matrix-associated actin-dependent regulator of chromatin subfamily A member 5-like — protein MKYHPNGYYSFLYPLSKTAEMNEKLSKMGESSLRNFTMDTESSVYNFEGEDYREKQKLAFTEWIEPPKRERKANYAVDAYFREALRVSEPKAPKAPRPPKQPNVQDFQFFPPRLFELLEKEILYDRKTIGYKVPRNPDLPNAAQAQKEEQLKIDEAEPLNDEELEEKEKLLTRGFTNWNKRDFNQFLKANEKWGCDDIENIAREVEGKTPEEVIEYSVRGDA, from the exons ATGAAGTACCATCCAAATGGCTACTATTCTTTTCTGTATCCCCTGTCCAAGACTGCGGAAATGAACGAAAAACTTTCAAAGATGGGTGAAAGCTCCCTTAGGAATTTTACTATGGATACTGAATCTAGCGTGTATAATTTTGAAGGGGAAGactacagagaaaaacagaag ttGGCATTTACAGAGTGGATTGAACCAcctaaaagagaaagaaaagccaatTATGCTGTGGATGCTTACTTCAGAGAGGCTCTTCGAGTCAGTGAACCAAAAGCACCCAAG GCTCCACGGCCTCCAAAACAGCCAAATGTACAGGACTTCCAGTTCTTTCCTCCTCGCCTGTTTGAACTGTTGGAAAAAGAGATTCTCTACGACAGGAAAACAATTGGTTACAAG GTACCTCGTAATCCTGATCTCCCAAATGCAGCCCAAGCACAAAAGGAAGAGCAGCTTAAGATTGATGAGGCTGAACCTCTTAATGATGAAGaactagaagaaaaagagaaacttcTAACCCGG GGCTTCACTAACTGGAATAAGAGAGATTTCAACCAGTTCCTCAAAGCCAATGAGAAGTGGGGCTGTGATGACATTGAAAATATAGCACGAGAAGTCGAAGGAAAAACCCCAGAGGAAGTCATTGAGTATTCAG TGAGGGGAGATGCATGA